A single genomic interval of Gammaproteobacteria bacterium harbors:
- a CDS encoding peptidylprolyl isomerase, with translation MSKIKLQTNMGDIVIALNHEKAPVTSANFEQYVKDGFYDGTIFHRVINGFMIQGGGFEPGMVQKRTRETIKNEANNGLSNKVGTIAMARTPDPHSASAQFFINVKDNSFLNFSSETPQGWGYAVFGEVVEGMDVVNEIKGVSTTFRMGHQDVPAEDVVIEKAVVLAE, from the coding sequence ATGAGCAAAATCAAACTGCAAACCAACATGGGCGATATCGTGATCGCTCTGAATCACGAAAAAGCGCCTGTTACGTCTGCCAATTTTGAGCAGTATGTGAAAGATGGTTTTTACGACGGCACGATCTTTCACCGTGTGATCAATGGTTTTATGATTCAAGGTGGTGGTTTTGAGCCAGGCATGGTGCAAAAGCGCACGCGTGAAACCATCAAGAACGAAGCCAACAATGGCCTGAGCAACAAGGTGGGCACTATCGCCATGGCGCGTACACCGGATCCACACTCAGCCAGCGCGCAGTTTTTTATTAACGTGAAGGACAATTCATTTTTAAATTTCAGCTCTGAAACTCCTCAGGGTTGGGGCTACGCTGTATTCGGCGAAGTGGTGGAAGGCATGGACGTGGTCAACGAAATCAAAGGCGTTTCCACGACCTTCCGCATGGGCCATCAGGATGTGCCCGCCGAAGATGTAGTGATCGAAAAAGCGGTTGTGTTGGCTGAATAA